TGGCTCGACAGAGGCCACAACGCCTACATAGGACAGTGCGGACCGGACATCGTCTGGAAGTTTCGCTGCCCTGGACGAGGGCCCGATGCCATCTATGGGCGCCAGCAGCATCGAGGCCCTGCCGGCGTCGTTGTCTTTGAGCTGTTCCAATGCCTGAACCGCGATGTCCTGACCGGTCACCGCGAGCGCTTCGGCGGAATTACCCAGGGCTGCGGCTATGGCTGTTTCATAGCCTGGGTTGATGGTGAGGTGTTCGACGACGGTTCCGAGGACTCCGTTGAGGTCTGATTCGAGGAGCAACCCTGTTCCGTCTTTGCGCTGGAGTCCTGTTTCAAGGGCTTCGCGGCGGGCGATGAGGGAGTCGCGTTCGCGTTCTGCAGTGTGTTGTTCTTCGCGTAGCCGGGTGAGGTGGGCTGTGGCGGCGTCGAGTTTTTCCTGCGCGTCTTCGTAGGCTGCGTCGAGGCTTTCTTCGCCTTCTTCTGCTCCGGCGACCTGGCTTTCCAGGACGGCAAAGTCGCTGTGTGCTGCGCTGCGGCGCTCGTGGGCCTGTTCGATGGATTCCAGGAGCCGTCCGAGTTCAGCTTCGGCGGATTCGACGCGTGAGCGGGCTGTACCGACTTGTCCGGTGAGTCTGGCGAGGCCTTCCCTGCGGTCTGCGGCTGCTCGGAGCAAAATGGTGAGTCGTTGTTCTTCGGCGGTGGCAGCGTGCTCGGCGGTTGTTCGTTCCTGGGTGGAGTTTTCGAGGATGCGCCGCAGGGTGTCGAGTGTTTGCGTGAGAGTTACTTCCTCACTCCGGAGGCGTTTGGCGTCCTGCGCAAGGTGCTCCGGGTCCCGGCCGGCCTCGCGGGCGGGTTCTGTGGCTGAGAGCAGTTGATGGCGGTCTACGGCGCGTGCTTCGAGGGAGCGGAAACGTTCCTGGATAGATCCAAGGTGGTACCAAATGTCGCGGGCAGCGTTGGCTGCGGGGGTGGTCTTGGCTGCGCCCCCTTCGAGTTCGCTCTGACGTAAGCGGCAGGCGTCGAGCATGAGTTCGGTGTGTTTGCGCCGTTCTTTCAGCGCTGCTTCGTCTGCGGTTTCCTTATGCAGCGTTGTGCTCAGCTGCACGAGTTCGTCGGCGAGGAGCCGCGCTCGGGCGTCGCGGACGTCGAACTGGACCTGTTGTGCACGGCGAGCGACGTCGGCCTGCTTTCCCAGTGGGGTGAGCTGGCGGCGGACTTCGCCGGTGAGATCGGTGAGCCGAGCAAGGTTTGCCTGCATGGACTCCAGTTTGCGGACAGTTTTTTCCCGGCGTCGGCGGTGTTTGAGAATTCCGGCCGCTTCCTCGATGAATCCGCGGCGGTCTTCGGGGGTGGCATGAAGGATTTTGTCCAGTTGCCCCTGGCCCACTATGACGTGCATTTCGCGGCCAAGACCAGAATCGGAGAGCAACTCCTGGATGTCCAGGAGCCTGCAGCTGGTGCCGTTGATGGAGTACTCAGAGCCGCCGGCGCGGAACAGGGTGCGCGCAATGGTGACTTCGGTGTATTCGATCGGCAGGGCGCCGTCGGCATTGTCAATGGTGAGCGAAACGTGTGCTCTACCCAGCGGAGGACGTTTTGCGGTACCGGCGAAGATGACGTCTTCCATTTTGCCGCCGCGCAGGGTCTTTGCCCCTTGCTCCCCCATCACCCAGGAGAGTGCGTCCACAACGTTGGATTTCCCAGAACCGTTGGGGCCGACGACGGCGGTGACGCCGGGTTCGAAGTCAAACGTGGTGGCAGAGGCGAATGATTTGAATCCCCTGACGGTAAGACTTTTCAGATGCAACGTTCGGCCGGCTCTCTCGGGTTGGCTGTATAGCCCAATCTACTGTGTATCAGGTTCTTCCGGCTGAAGCACGCGGTAGGAAACATCATATAATTGTGCATTCTCCATACTTAAGGAACTAGTCTTTCAGGGGGAGTCGTTAGATTCCGGGGCGCACACGCTAGTGAACAAGGCAGGAAATTTGACCGGTAACGCGACGTTTCGACATGAAAACACGGCCCTGCTGGCTGTTACGAGCGTAGAAGCTCCGGTGGTTGTCAGCTCGGCCGAGTTTGATGAGCGTTTGGCTCCGAGCCTGAAAAGGCTTCGGCTGTCCAAGCGCCTTCTTGAACGTGTTGCCGGTGTTGTTGAGCGCCGCTGGTGGTCTCCGGGAACGGATTTCGATGATGCTGCGATTGAGGCCGGTGCCAAGGCTATAGCTGAGGCTGGCATTGAGCCGGGACAGGTGGGCTTGTTAATCAATACGTCCGTCACCCGCAGAAACCTTGAGCCCTCTGTAGCTGTCAAGATTCATCACCGGCTTGGCCTGCCGTCGTCGGCCCTCAACTTTGATCTGGCCAATGCCTGCCTGGGGTTTGTCAACGGAATAACTCTTGCCGCGAACATGATTGATTCTGGTCAGATCAAGTACGCACTGATTGTTGCCGGCGAGGACGCGCAGGGCACTCAGGAGGCCACGTTCAAGCGCCTCAACCGCGAAGACTCCACGCGGCAGGACTTCCTGAACGAATTTGCCACTCTCACGCTGGGTTCAGGCGCTGCTGCCGCGGTCATCGGCCCGGCTGACGCTCACCCCGGGGCTCACCGCATTCTGGGCGGCGTCTCCCGTGCGGGGACAGAGCACCACGGGCTATGCGTGGGCGGGGTGGACGGCATGTTCACCGATACCAAAGGACTGCTCGACGGCGGTCTGGAGCTTGTGGTGAACGCCTGGAACGAGGCATTCATCGACGGATGGGACTGGCGGAGCATGGACCGCTATGTCACCCATCAGGTGTCCAACTCCTACACGAACGCCATCATTAAAGCGGTGAACCTGGTCCGTGACCGGGTTCCCATGACGTTCCCCCTGTGGGGCAACGTCGGTCCGGCTTCACTTCCCATGACGCTGGCACAGGAGGCGCAGACCCTGAAGAGCGGAGACCGCGTTCTGTGTATGGGTGTGGGTTCGGGCCTGAACACCACGATGATGGAGATTGCGTGGTAGCACTGCCGGGCGTGGAGCCGGGTTGGTCCTGCTACATTGACGTTCCTTCATCTGCTCCTGTTGACGGCTCCGGGGTGGTGAACCGGTGGCATTATCTAGATAACGCCAGCAGTCTGGCTTCTGCGGATACAGATTTACCGACGCTACTGTGTGTCCATGGCAACCCCACCTGGTCCTACGGGTGGCGTTCCCTACTGTCAGAGGGTGCAGCTGCCGGTTACCGGGTAGTGGCTGTTGATCAGCTGGACATGGGCTTCTCTGAGCGCACCGGCAGGTTCCGTCGTCTCACCGACAGAGTGACCGACCTTGAGGACTTCGCGGTCGCTGCTGGCATCACAGGTTCTATCATCACCGTGGGCCACGACTGGGGCGGTGTCATCAGCCTGGGATTCGCCCACAGAAACCGGGACCGTCTAGCCGGTCTGGTGCTCACTAACACTGCTATCCATCACAACGATGCCGAACAGATCCCGGCGCCGCTACGTGCCGCCCTTCATCCGCTGATTCACCGCTGGGGCACCCAGCACAGCAAAGCGTTCCTTTCGATTACCCACTCTCTGGCACAACCGGCACTGCCTAAGGACGTTCGCCGCGCGTTCGAGGCCCCCTACCAGACATCGGCGCGCCGGCAGGGGATCGCCAACTTCGTTGCAGACATTCCAGCCTCACCGAATCACCCCAGCCATGCGCCTCTCAAGGAGATCGCCGAGGGTATTCGTACCCTTGATGCTCCGGCTCTGATGCTCTGGGGACCCAAGGACCCGATTTTTTCGGACCGCTACCTTGAGGATCTGTGCCGGCGACTCCCCCACGCCGCTGTCCACCGTTTTGAGCGGGCCAGCCATCTGGTCACCGAAGACGCTGACGTTGCAGGCACCCTGTTCCGCTGGCTCCGCGCCCAGCCGGGTCAGCCGGGTCAGCCGGGTCAGCCTGAGAAGCCAGAGAACTCGGGCAAGGAAACGCCCGACGACGACGGCAGTTTCACCCCGATGTGGCACCACCTTGATGAACTGGCTGCCGGTGCCACAGCACCGGGTATTGCCACGGCTGATATGGGCGCAGACGGAGCGATCAAGCGATCGCTGTCCTGGCAGCAACTCGCCGCCAGCGTCTCTGCCTTGGCGGAGTCCTTGCATGCATTAGGTGTTCGCCGCGGCAGCCGAATCAGCCTGATGGTCCCGCCCGGCGTGGATCTCACGATTGTGCTCTACGCCTGTTTGAAGCTCGGTGCCGTGATCGTGGTCGCCGACGCAGGGCTGGGTGTGCGTGGCATGAGCCGCGCCGTCAAGAGCACCTCACCGGAGTTCCTGATCGGCATCAGCCGTGCCCTGATCGCCGCAAAGACCTTCAGCTGGCCAGGACGCCGAATCAGCGTTGACCCACTTCCGAAGGCGCAGCGCAGGCTCCTATCGGTGGAAACCTCCATCGCTGAGCTCACGGCCGCACCGACGCCTGCCCAAACGTCAGGAGCCATTACTCCGACAGCGGATCCCGACGCCGATGCAGCCATCCTTTTCACCTCGGGTTCCACCGGTCCAGCCAAGGGCGTCGTATACACCCACCGGCAGCTCACTGGTATGCGCGATACCGTGGCGTCGACGTTTGGTCTGGGACCCGGACATGGCCTCGTAGCCGGATTTGCGCCGTTTGCTCTGCTGGGCCCGGCCCTTGGAACCACGTCCATCACACCAGATATGGATGTCACTGCCCCGCGGACGCTCAGTGCGCAGGCTCTGGCGGACGCCGCCGGTGCCATCGACGCCACTACAGTTTTCGCGTCCCCCGCTGCCCTACAGAACGTGCTCGCAACAGCGCCCGATCTTACGACGGAGGGCCGTGGCGCGCTGTCCTCGGTCAGGCTACTGCTTTCAGCCGGTGCCCCCGTCTCGGAGCGCTTGTTGACCTCTCTGCAGGAGATTCTGCCCAAGGCGTCGCTGCACACCCCGTATGGCATGACAGAAGCCCTGCCCGTGAGCGATATTGATCTGGAACACATCCGTTCCGCAACCGCGGACGTGCTGGCTGGGAACGTGGCTGGAGCCGGAAACGGTGTCTGCGTGGGACACCCCGTTCAGGGTGTCAACATTGTGCTCAGTCCCCTGGACCACACCGGCACGGCCAACGGACCACTCACCAGTGACGTCCAGGTCACCGGCGAAATCCTGGTGCAAGCACCCCATGTGAAAGATCGATATCACCGATTATGGCTGACTCAGCAGGACAGCGCCCGTAATTCTGGTTGGCACCGAACCGGCGATGTAGGACATTTTGATGCGAAGGGCCGGTTGTGGGTGGAGGGCCGGATTGGCCACGTTCTGACCACGGCCGACGGCGTCGTTACTCCGGTGGGGATCGAACAAGCACTGGAGGGCTTGCCGGGAATCACCATGGCCGCCGTCGTCGGTGTTGGCCCGGCCGGAACGCAAGCAGCGGTTGCCGTCCTGGTCACTGATCCCCCGATTACCCGCGCAGGGTTGGCAGCACCAGAGGTTGCCGCGGCCGCGCGTTCAGCCGCTAAAACGGCGGGGGTTCCGCTGGCAGCGGTGCTGACCGTCCGATCTCTTCCCACAGATATCCGGCACAACGCCAAGATCGACAGGACGCGCGTTGCGCTCTGGGCCGAGCGCACTCTGGCCGGTGGAAAAGTACAGCGGTTGTGAAAGTTCTTGTCACAGGTGCCAGTGGCATGCTCGGCGGTGCCGCTGCTGCGCAGATCATCGCCGCTGGCCATGATATTCGCACTTTTCAGCGCCGTCCCTCCGGTGTCAAGGGAGCCGAAGATGTGGCGGGTTCAATCACCGATGCAGGGGCCGTTGCTACGGCTGTTGAGGGTATGGACGCCGTCGTTCATCTGGCCGCGAAAGTCTCTGTGGCCGGGCGTCTTCATGAGTTCCAGCGAATCAACGTGGATGGGACACTCCTGCTGCTGGACGCCGCTCGAAGGGCCGGCGTTGGGAAGTTACTTTTCATCTCCTCTCCGTCAGTGGCCCATACCGGCGCCCCAATTTCCGGTGACGGCGCCGAGCCTGCAACCCCAGATCTGGCCCGCGGCAACTACGCGAAGACAAAGGCGAAGGCCGAACTCGCCGTGCTCGCCGCTGATGCCCCGAATTTTCAAACCTCTGCTCTCCGACCCCACATTGTGTGGGGCCCAGGAGACACGCAGCTGGTGGAACGGGTCTTGGCTCGCGCAGCTGCTGGCCGGCTTCCGCTGATGGATTCTGGCACTGCACTGATCGACACCACGTACATTGACAACGCGGCGTCAGCGATCGCTGCGGCGCTGGAACGGATGTCAGCTATTCGCGGACGTGCGCTCGTGGTGACCAATGGTGAACCTCGCCCGATCGGTGAGCTGCTGGCCGGGATTTGCGCAGCAGGTGGCGTGCCCGGGCCGAGGTTGCGCTTGCCCGGCGGTGTTGCCCGGATTGCCGGCGTTGTGGTTGAGAAGACTTGGGAGAGGTTCGGGCTCAAGGACGAGCCCCCGTTGACCAGGTTCCTGGCCGAGCAGATGTCCACTGCGCACTGGTTCGATCAACGCCGGACGCAGGAACTGCTGGACTGGAAGCCATCGGTCAGCATTGACGAGGGTCTACGGCACCTCGCAGCGCACTACGGCCGCTGAGCCTGGCTACCAGCGGGCGTTTCGGGGGCGCGGTTGGCACACCGGGCACGTGTATGAGGATCTGTTCATGAACTGATCGCGGCGCATCAGCGTTTCTGTGCCGTTCGCCGCGCATCGCGGGCATGGCTTACCGGCTCGGCCATACGCGTTGAGGGATCGCTCAAAGTATCCGGACGCGCCGTTCACATTGACGTAGAGCGAATCGAAGCTTGTTCCCCCTGCGTCGAGAGCCCGTGCCATGACATCGATGCACGCGTTCACGAGCCGCTCGGCCTCCGCACGACGCAGAGTGTCAGTGGGCCGTGCAAAGTGGAGCCTGGCAGCCCACAGCGCTTCGTCGGCGTAAATGTTACCAATGCCCGAGATCAGGCCCTGGTCCAGAATGGCCCGCTTGATGCCGGTTTTCCGTAGACGCAACCGGCGGTAGAACTCGTCAAACGAGAATTCGGGATCCAACGGATCGCGCGCTATGTGCGCGGCGGCTTGGGGAACCACGGGCCACGGCTGGGTGGACTGACCACCAGGCTTTCCGTCTGAGCACGGCACCAAGGGGGAGAGGAACACTCCGCCGAAAATTCGTTGGTCCACAAAACGCAGTTCACCAGGCATGCCGCCGGAGGGACTGAGCGTAAAACGAACCTTGAGGTGCTTCTCATCAGGCTGGTCCGCGTTTTCCACCAGTAGTTGGCCGCTCATGCCCAGATGTGCCATGAGCGCTAGTGACGGCGGCCGGTTTGTGTCATGAGGACCATGAGTCAGTGGAAGCCACAGGAATTTACCGCGGCGCACTGCGTCGGCTAATCGTGCCCCCATTAGTTCACTGCGCAGTGCTGCGGGGCCTGGCAGGTGGCGCCGGGTGGAACGTGGGTCCAGGATGTCGACGTCAGTGATGGTTCGTCCTGCGACCCAGCTGGCCAGACCGCGGCGGACTACCTCGACTTCAGGCAGTTCAGGCATTTAGTCTGCGGGTATTTCGGCCGGCGCGCTGAACATGCTCCAGGTGGCCGAGGCGGATTCTTGCTCAGCTTCTTTCTTGGAGCAGCCGGCGCCGGTGCCGTAGGGTTGCCCGCCAATGTAGAGGGTGGACTCGAAGACCCTGGCGTGGTCCGGTCCAGTGCCTGTGACCTGGTAGTCGATGGCCCCGAGTTTACGGTTGGCCGCGAATTCCTGGATGTTCGTTTTCCAGTCCGTTCCGGCACCGAGCGTTGCGGCGTCCTTGAGCAGGGGCGCAATCAGTCTCATCACCATCTGCCGGACGGTTTCGATGTCGTGGGAGAGGTAGGTTGCCCCGATGATGGCTTCCATGGTGTCCGCAAGGATGGACGATTTGTCCTTGCCGTTGGTCAGGATTTCGCCCTGCCCCAGGAGGATGTAATCGCCGAGGCTCAGTGAGCGGGCAACACCGGCGAGAGCGCGGGTGCTCACGACGGCGGACCGCAGTTTGGCGAGTTCGCCTTCGGAGCGGTCTGGGTTGTCCCGGTACAGGGCATCCGTCACGGCGAACCCCAGCAGTGCGTCGCCGAGGAACTCCATGCGTTCGTTAGTGGGGATACCACCGTTTTCGTACGCGTAGGAACGATGCGTGAGGGCAAGACGAAGCGTCCCGGGGTCAATAGTGACTCCGAGACGCTTCAAAAGCTCTTCAGTTGAAGGCATGACGTTCAAGAACTAAACGTCGGCTACCTTGCGGCCCTTGTAC
This region of Arthrobacter roseus genomic DNA includes:
- the smc gene encoding chromosome segregation protein SMC; its protein translation is MHLKSLTVRGFKSFASATTFDFEPGVTAVVGPNGSGKSNVVDALSWVMGEQGAKTLRGGKMEDVIFAGTAKRPPLGRAHVSLTIDNADGALPIEYTEVTIARTLFRAGGSEYSINGTSCRLLDIQELLSDSGLGREMHVIVGQGQLDKILHATPEDRRGFIEEAAGILKHRRRREKTVRKLESMQANLARLTDLTGEVRRQLTPLGKQADVARRAQQVQFDVRDARARLLADELVQLSTTLHKETADEAALKERRKHTELMLDACRLRQSELEGGAAKTTPAANAARDIWYHLGSIQERFRSLEARAVDRHQLLSATEPAREAGRDPEHLAQDAKRLRSEEVTLTQTLDTLRRILENSTQERTTAEHAATAEEQRLTILLRAAADRREGLARLTGQVGTARSRVESAEAELGRLLESIEQAHERRSAAHSDFAVLESQVAGAEEGEESLDAAYEDAQEKLDAATAHLTRLREEQHTAERERDSLIARREALETGLQRKDGTGLLLESDLNGVLGTVVEHLTINPGYETAIAAALGNSAEALAVTGQDIAVQALEQLKDNDAGRASMLLAPIDGIGPSSRAAKLPDDVRSALSYVGVVASVEPAVRALLAGVVIVDTLAEGADVVVRYPHLTAVTTAGDLLSALTVQGGSASAPGLLELQATVDETVRRLEAASARAEQTRFTIKAAETRGEEARNQTNAALEVLNESDAGLAAIAEKLGNLGSALRNANDEATRLQQRLAVVESNVETEKSRLAEVLDRLAAAQESPEEEEPSTDQRDELTIRARAARESELEARLDLRSSEEQLVALGTRAASLERSAEAELQAREAAAQRARVRAGQARSAANVAHGVGLVLESIGRSLSAAARDRDAAEEARAGVEQELQQIRATNQELETNLAALTDSVHRDELIRAEQRLRIEALEARALDELGLTSDHLVSEYGPEVPVPESAKTTDKWAALRTAVDDDGNALPEGKPFVRAEQEKRLKRAERDLSSLGRVNPLALEEFAAMEERHQYLSTQLEDLKATRKDLLNIIRQVDERVEQVFSEAFRDTAEQFERVFGRLFPGGEGRLILTDPADMLTTGIDVEARPAGKRIKRLSLLSGGERSLTAVALLVAIFKARPSPFYVMDEVEAALDDTNLGRLITVFEELRESSQLIIITHQKRTMEIADALYGVTMRGDGVTTVISQRLADAV
- a CDS encoding 3-oxoacyl-ACP synthase III, which gives rise to MTGNATFRHENTALLAVTSVEAPVVVSSAEFDERLAPSLKRLRLSKRLLERVAGVVERRWWSPGTDFDDAAIEAGAKAIAEAGIEPGQVGLLINTSVTRRNLEPSVAVKIHHRLGLPSSALNFDLANACLGFVNGITLAANMIDSGQIKYALIVAGEDAQGTQEATFKRLNREDSTRQDFLNEFATLTLGSGAAAAVIGPADAHPGAHRILGGVSRAGTEHHGLCVGGVDGMFTDTKGLLDGGLELVVNAWNEAFIDGWDWRSMDRYVTHQVSNSYTNAIIKAVNLVRDRVPMTFPLWGNVGPASLPMTLAQEAQTLKSGDRVLCMGVGSGLNTTMMEIAW
- a CDS encoding alpha/beta fold hydrolase; this translates as MVALPGVEPGWSCYIDVPSSAPVDGSGVVNRWHYLDNASSLASADTDLPTLLCVHGNPTWSYGWRSLLSEGAAAGYRVVAVDQLDMGFSERTGRFRRLTDRVTDLEDFAVAAGITGSIITVGHDWGGVISLGFAHRNRDRLAGLVLTNTAIHHNDAEQIPAPLRAALHPLIHRWGTQHSKAFLSITHSLAQPALPKDVRRAFEAPYQTSARRQGIANFVADIPASPNHPSHAPLKEIAEGIRTLDAPALMLWGPKDPIFSDRYLEDLCRRLPHAAVHRFERASHLVTEDADVAGTLFRWLRAQPGQPGQPGQPEKPENSGKETPDDDGSFTPMWHHLDELAAGATAPGIATADMGADGAIKRSLSWQQLAASVSALAESLHALGVRRGSRISLMVPPGVDLTIVLYACLKLGAVIVVADAGLGVRGMSRAVKSTSPEFLIGISRALIAAKTFSWPGRRISVDPLPKAQRRLLSVETSIAELTAAPTPAQTSGAITPTADPDADAAILFTSGSTGPAKGVVYTHRQLTGMRDTVASTFGLGPGHGLVAGFAPFALLGPALGTTSITPDMDVTAPRTLSAQALADAAGAIDATTVFASPAALQNVLATAPDLTTEGRGALSSVRLLLSAGAPVSERLLTSLQEILPKASLHTPYGMTEALPVSDIDLEHIRSATADVLAGNVAGAGNGVCVGHPVQGVNIVLSPLDHTGTANGPLTSDVQVTGEILVQAPHVKDRYHRLWLTQQDSARNSGWHRTGDVGHFDAKGRLWVEGRIGHVLTTADGVVTPVGIEQALEGLPGITMAAVVGVGPAGTQAAVAVLVTDPPITRAGLAAPEVAAAARSAAKTAGVPLAAVLTVRSLPTDIRHNAKIDRTRVALWAERTLAGGKVQRL
- a CDS encoding NAD-dependent epimerase/dehydratase family protein, which translates into the protein MKVLVTGASGMLGGAAAAQIIAAGHDIRTFQRRPSGVKGAEDVAGSITDAGAVATAVEGMDAVVHLAAKVSVAGRLHEFQRINVDGTLLLLDAARRAGVGKLLFISSPSVAHTGAPISGDGAEPATPDLARGNYAKTKAKAELAVLAADAPNFQTSALRPHIVWGPGDTQLVERVLARAAAGRLPLMDSGTALIDTTYIDNAASAIAAALERMSAIRGRALVVTNGEPRPIGELLAGICAAGGVPGPRLRLPGGVARIAGVVVEKTWERFGLKDEPPLTRFLAEQMSTAHWFDQRRTQELLDWKPSVSIDEGLRHLAAHYGR
- the mutM gene encoding bifunctional DNA-formamidopyrimidine glycosylase/DNA-(apurinic or apyrimidinic site) lyase — its product is MPELPEVEVVRRGLASWVAGRTITDVDILDPRSTRRHLPGPAALRSELMGARLADAVRRGKFLWLPLTHGPHDTNRPPSLALMAHLGMSGQLLVENADQPDEKHLKVRFTLSPSGGMPGELRFVDQRIFGGVFLSPLVPCSDGKPGGQSTQPWPVVPQAAAHIARDPLDPEFSFDEFYRRLRLRKTGIKRAILDQGLISGIGNIYADEALWAARLHFARPTDTLRRAEAERLVNACIDVMARALDAGGTSFDSLYVNVNGASGYFERSLNAYGRAGKPCPRCAANGTETLMRRDQFMNRSSYTCPVCQPRPRNARW
- the rnc gene encoding ribonuclease III produces the protein MPSTEELLKRLGVTIDPGTLRLALTHRSYAYENGGIPTNERMEFLGDALLGFAVTDALYRDNPDRSEGELAKLRSAVVSTRALAGVARSLSLGDYILLGQGEILTNGKDKSSILADTMEAIIGATYLSHDIETVRQMVMRLIAPLLKDAATLGAGTDWKTNIQEFAANRKLGAIDYQVTGTGPDHARVFESTLYIGGQPYGTGAGCSKKEAEQESASATWSMFSAPAEIPAD